A region from the Deltaproteobacteria bacterium HGW-Deltaproteobacteria-18 genome encodes:
- a CDS encoding biotin--[acetyl-CoA-carboxylase] ligase → MPILWTPDIVGVTDAFSAAHDDAPLILGPGEPCPDLPGARVYLCGPCTSALDVARHLAEQGCLAPWDSVLATRQWAGRGQMRRTWISQPGNLFAAWRLPMPPGPWQNMLSVLVGGILCLGLRDLGLPVRLKWPNDILLHDRKIGGILIEERGEVLLAGIGLNIASCPEDADLRRDHACVAASLGGLLQGMSIFGLWLRLVNFGRLRYTAELSDSTPLEFSQLIEPVLAYLGSLVRVSDNRSSVSGTYAGLSPDGGIILLADGERRILHSGSLRPEGWVEGQT, encoded by the coding sequence ATGCCCATCCTCTGGACTCCTGATATTGTCGGCGTCACGGACGCATTTTCCGCCGCACACGATGACGCACCCCTGATCCTTGGCCCAGGCGAGCCCTGTCCGGATCTGCCGGGTGCGCGCGTTTATCTTTGCGGGCCCTGCACTTCGGCGCTCGACGTGGCGCGGCACCTGGCCGAGCAGGGCTGTCTTGCCCCGTGGGATTCGGTGCTGGCCACCAGGCAGTGGGCCGGCAGGGGGCAGATGAGGCGGACGTGGATTTCCCAGCCTGGCAACCTGTTCGCGGCCTGGCGACTGCCCATGCCTCCGGGCCCGTGGCAGAACATGCTCTCCGTGTTGGTCGGCGGGATCCTGTGCCTGGGGCTGCGCGATCTCGGGCTGCCGGTGCGGCTCAAATGGCCGAATGATATTCTGCTGCACGACCGCAAGATCGGCGGAATCCTGATCGAGGAGAGGGGGGAGGTGCTCCTGGCCGGGATAGGGCTCAACATTGCCTCGTGCCCCGAGGACGCTGATCTGCGCCGTGATCATGCCTGCGTCGCGGCGAGTCTGGGCGGGCTCTTGCAGGGGATGTCCATTTTTGGCCTGTGGTTACGGCTTGTGAATTTTGGTCGGCTCCGTTATACTGCTGAACTTTCTGATTCGACCCCTCTGGAGTTTTCCCAGTTAATTGAGCCTGTTCTAGCCTATCTTGGGTCACTGGTGCGCGTTTCGGACAATCGATCATCGGTTTCTGGGACGTATGCGGGGCTAAGCCCGGATGGCGGCATCATCCTTCTCGCAGACGGCGAAAGGCGGATTTTGCATTCCGGTTCGCTGCGACCCGAGGGGTGGGTGGAAGGTCAAACATAA
- a CDS encoding hybrid sensor histidine kinase/response regulator: MMMDDETLQMYVEEAAEHLGDIENDLLAIEQAGADIDVELVNKVFRAAHSIKGGAGFLGLIKIKDLGHKIENILDMVRNRELVPEPEVVNIVLLAFDKLRDLISNVAESNDAYIDDHVAALTAAASANLEGEEKASVDRLVEVRDRRGRLVFEVAEFDLLQNRKGGKNLYLLEFDLIHDVQRKNKTFFDILKGMDATGVILDLKVDFEAVGTLEDDDFSNRIPFFVLFGSIIEDDIMPALLDLGGEFITTLSVDLPSDSPAPAADFAQELLDQTPQTPTEDRTDSLISELFSGETLASALTEPAPAPKPAAPAPRPEPPAATDEDAGRKPDPKAPKSAIAQPDSLRVHVSLLEDLMNLAGELVLSRNQLMQAISSGAIHQIEVAGQRIDLVTSELQETIMLTRMQTVGNIFNKFPRVVRDLARTLGKEMDLQLEGNDVELDKTIIEGLGDPLTHLVRNSADHGIEMPDVRVKAGKPAMGTIVLKAYHEAGQVIIEIVDDGGGLDTEKIVAKALSRGLISPDQAKSMSDKEKANLIFLPGLSTAEQVTDVSGRGVGMDVVKSNLDQLGGQVDIETERGKGTTIRIKLPLTLAIIPSLLVSVGQERYAIPQVNVDELLRIPVDQITERVELVGDAEVLLLRGELIPLLYLSNVLGLDVDSCEASKLVGEILRGDRSLGEIKESGCASADVNLVVVSAGQFRYGLVVDQLHDSVEIVVKPLGRHFKECQGYAGATIMGDGHVALILDVAGLGRLGDLSLSVAREALQAPKEAEAATGQEKLSLFVFRNTPHEYCAVPLDLVARVELIDAAEIEEVGGRRVIKYRGGTLPVFSLDQATNVNMLDISGEIIVIVFLMAGHEIGLLAKPPVDAIEAQVSIDSFTLKQPGISGSAVIGENTTLIVDIYELIQTVQPDWFAVRGSIEIADDAGDVGVPHLLLVEDSDFFRNQVKKFIEEDGYMVDVAEDGAVAWSMLDAEPDKFDLVVTDIEMPNMDGFELSRRIRQDKRFSMMPIVALTSLAGDEDVARGKAVGIDDYQVKLDKERLLQSIYEWLKRYAS; this comes from the coding sequence ATGATGATGGATGACGAAACTCTCCAAATGTACGTGGAAGAAGCAGCCGAGCACCTCGGGGATATCGAGAACGATTTGCTGGCTATCGAACAGGCGGGCGCCGATATCGATGTGGAGCTGGTCAACAAGGTCTTTCGCGCGGCGCATTCCATCAAGGGGGGCGCGGGGTTTCTCGGTCTGATCAAAATCAAGGACCTGGGACACAAGATCGAGAACATCCTGGACATGGTCCGCAATCGCGAGCTTGTCCCTGAACCCGAAGTGGTCAACATCGTCCTCTTGGCCTTCGACAAGCTGCGCGATCTGATCTCCAACGTGGCCGAGAGCAACGACGCGTACATCGACGATCACGTCGCGGCCCTGACGGCGGCGGCTTCGGCCAATCTGGAAGGCGAGGAGAAGGCTTCCGTGGACCGGCTGGTCGAGGTCAGGGATCGCCGGGGACGCCTCGTCTTCGAGGTTGCGGAGTTTGATCTGCTTCAGAACAGGAAGGGGGGGAAGAATCTGTATCTCCTCGAGTTCGATCTGATCCATGACGTGCAACGCAAGAACAAGACGTTCTTCGATATTTTGAAAGGCATGGACGCCACGGGTGTGATTCTCGACCTGAAGGTCGATTTCGAAGCCGTAGGAACCCTGGAGGATGATGACTTTTCCAATCGCATTCCCTTCTTCGTCCTTTTTGGCTCCATCATCGAGGACGACATCATGCCCGCTCTTCTGGATTTGGGAGGCGAGTTCATAACCACCCTGAGCGTCGACTTGCCCTCCGATTCACCGGCCCCGGCGGCCGATTTTGCCCAGGAGCTTCTGGACCAGACCCCGCAAACGCCCACCGAGGACCGGACTGATTCCCTGATCTCGGAGCTCTTCAGCGGAGAGACGCTGGCTTCGGCTTTGACCGAGCCTGCGCCTGCGCCCAAACCTGCGGCTCCGGCCCCTCGTCCCGAGCCTCCAGCGGCGACCGATGAAGATGCGGGACGCAAGCCTGATCCAAAAGCTCCCAAATCCGCCATCGCCCAGCCCGACTCCCTGCGAGTTCATGTCAGCCTGCTCGAGGACCTGATGAACCTGGCCGGAGAACTGGTTTTGAGCCGCAATCAGCTCATGCAGGCCATTTCTTCCGGCGCCATCCACCAGATCGAGGTGGCCGGACAGCGCATCGACCTGGTCACGTCCGAACTGCAGGAAACGATCATGCTGACCCGCATGCAGACCGTGGGCAACATTTTCAACAAGTTTCCGCGCGTGGTCCGGGATCTGGCCCGAACTCTGGGCAAGGAGATGGATCTGCAGCTCGAAGGCAACGACGTCGAGCTGGACAAGACCATCATAGAGGGCCTTGGCGATCCGCTGACCCATCTGGTGCGCAATTCCGCGGACCACGGAATCGAAATGCCCGATGTGCGCGTCAAGGCGGGCAAGCCGGCCATGGGCACCATCGTGCTCAAGGCCTACCATGAAGCCGGCCAGGTCATCATCGAGATCGTGGACGACGGTGGCGGGCTCGACACCGAAAAGATCGTGGCCAAGGCCCTGAGCCGTGGCCTCATCTCTCCGGATCAGGCCAAGTCCATGTCCGACAAGGAGAAGGCCAACCTGATATTCCTTCCCGGCCTGTCCACGGCCGAGCAGGTGACGGATGTCTCCGGACGCGGCGTGGGCATGGACGTGGTCAAATCCAATCTGGACCAGCTTGGCGGTCAGGTCGATATCGAAACCGAGCGGGGCAAGGGCACGACCATTCGCATCAAGCTGCCGCTGACTTTGGCCATCATCCCCAGCCTGCTCGTATCCGTGGGTCAGGAACGCTACGCCATTCCTCAGGTCAACGTTGACGAACTGCTGCGCATACCCGTGGATCAGATCACGGAGCGGGTGGAACTGGTGGGCGATGCCGAAGTGCTCCTGCTGCGCGGGGAGCTCATTCCGCTTTTGTATCTTTCCAATGTGCTCGGCCTTGACGTCGATTCCTGCGAGGCCTCCAAGCTGGTCGGCGAGATCCTGCGCGGCGACCGGAGCCTGGGAGAAATAAAGGAATCCGGGTGCGCCTCGGCCGACGTCAACCTCGTCGTGGTTTCGGCCGGACAGTTCCGTTACGGCCTGGTGGTCGATCAGCTTCACGACTCGGTCGAGATCGTGGTCAAGCCCCTGGGCCGGCACTTCAAGGAATGCCAGGGTTATGCGGGCGCAACCATCATGGGCGACGGGCATGTCGCGCTCATTCTCGACGTTGCGGGCCTTGGTCGCCTGGGCGACCTGAGCCTGAGCGTGGCCCGGGAAGCCTTGCAGGCGCCCAAGGAGGCCGAGGCGGCCACAGGGCAGGAAAAACTCTCCCTCTTTGTCTTCCGCAACACGCCGCATGAGTACTGCGCCGTGCCCCTTGACCTCGTGGCCCGGGTGGAGCTCATCGATGCCGCAGAGATTGAAGAGGTCGGCGGACGGCGGGTCATCAAATACCGTGGCGGGACCCTGCCCGTCTTCTCACTGGATCAGGCGACCAACGTCAATATGCTGGACATTTCCGGGGAGATCATCGTCATAGTCTTCCTCATGGCCGGTCACGAGATCGGTCTGCTGGCCAAGCCTCCGGTGGACGCCATCGAGGCGCAGGTCTCCATTGACAGCTTCACCCTCAAACAGCCCGGCATCAGCGGTTCGGCAGTCATCGGCGAGAACACTACGCTCATTGTCGACATCTATGAACTCATCCAGACTGTTCAGCCTGACTGGTTCGCGGTGCGCGGGAGCATCGAGATCGCAGATGACGCGGGCGATGTGGGCGTTCCGCACCTGCTTCTGGTGGAGGATTCGGATTTCTTCCGTAACCAGGTCAAAAAGTTCATCGAGGAAGACGGATACATGGTCGATGTGGCCGAGGACGGAGCGGTGGCCTGGAGCATGCTCGACGCCGAGCCCGACAAGTTCGACCTCGTGGTCACCGATATCGAGATGCCGAACATGGATGGATTCGAACTTTCCCGGCGCATCCGCCAGGACAAGCGTTTCTCCATGATGCCCATCGTGGCCCTGACCTCCCTGGCCGGGGACGAGGATGTGGCGCGCGGCAAGGCCGTGGGTATTGACGATTACCAAGTAAAGCTGGACAAGGAGCGCCTCCTGCAGTCCATCTACGAGTGGCTGAAGCGTTATGCCTCCTGA
- a CDS encoding chemotaxis protein CheW has protein sequence MKQQAKEKTGALQLSCFYVGSALCGIDINLIQEMNRQMEMTKVPQAPSYVLGIMNLRGRIVTIIDLGRKLGLAPSKTTETSRIIIVNSRDENIGLLVDRITDVVTSKWEDVEPTPSNIKGVKGKYFRGVLKSSRDLIAVLDVGEVLSDD, from the coding sequence ATGAAACAGCAGGCCAAAGAAAAGACGGGTGCCTTGCAGCTGTCCTGCTTTTACGTAGGTTCGGCCCTGTGCGGGATCGACATCAATCTCATTCAGGAAATGAACCGGCAGATGGAGATGACCAAAGTGCCACAGGCGCCGTCCTACGTACTTGGCATCATGAACCTGCGCGGCAGGATCGTGACCATCATCGACCTGGGTCGCAAGCTGGGCTTGGCCCCGTCGAAAACCACGGAGACCAGCCGCATCATCATCGTCAATTCCCGCGATGAGAACATCGGCCTGCTGGTGGACCGCATCACCGACGTGGTCACGTCCAAATGGGAAGATGTGGAGCCGACCCCCTCCAACATAAAGGGGGTCAAGGGAAAGTATTTTCGTGGCGTGCTCAAGTCTTCCCGGGATCTCATCGCCGTGCTCGACGTCGGCGAAGTGCTGTCCGACGATTAA
- a CDS encoding anti-sigma factor antagonist, whose translation MSAIVREGSIATITPGQDLVSSIVPEFKQELASLLAESPAELRLDLAGAGMMDSIGIGVIIATHNSMKKKGGKLIIVNASENIIKLFKSMRLDQHLNLDS comes from the coding sequence ATGTCTGCTATCGTCCGCGAAGGAAGTATTGCCACCATCACCCCGGGACAGGACCTCGTGTCCTCCATTGTCCCGGAGTTCAAGCAGGAGCTGGCCTCGTTGCTGGCCGAGTCTCCGGCGGAACTGCGCCTCGATCTGGCCGGCGCGGGAATGATGGACTCCATCGGCATCGGAGTCATCATAGCAACGCACAATTCCATGAAGAAAAAAGGCGGGAAGCTGATCATTGTCAATGCTTCCGAGAATATAATCAAACTTTTCAAGTCTATGCGCCTTGATCAGCATCTGAACCTGGATTCCTGA
- a CDS encoding pyruvate carboxylase: protein MSSQTPRSFEEVTLDIRGKKILVANRGIPARRIVRSIKEVFQGVPMITATDVDKTAPFTSGAHALLHLGENPRAYLDIDKIISMAKARGVAAIHPGWGFASEDDSFPSKCAAAGIIFIGPTSEAMRLLGNKVQVRTLAQKLGIPVVPGSEGAVSVEEAKVVATEIGLPVMLKAEGGGGGRGIYEVFSQDQLADAFIKASTLAQASFGNPRLYVERLLTSIRHIEIQVIADKYGNVFAFDERDCTVQRNHQKLVEITPSPWPGMTEELRAKLKDYSRQLVNAVGYHSLCTVEFLVDAEGRAYLIEVNTRLQVEHGITECRYGIDLVEEQIAVAFGAKLRLTEENCKPKSHAIQVRVNCEDPQNNFSPNAGRITRYMSPGGPGVRVDSCVCGGYEFPSQYDSAASLLIAYGPQWGKVLGIMERALDEYIIGGIKTTIHFHRQIIAHPRFRAGEYDTKFVASAPELMIYMDKESEAVRLSRLVAEISAHGYNPHVKLGEYRTREGKRMDAFKPSLPGIEPEYYEYPYPRGDRDATLAYIRDSDHVHFSDTTTRDITQSNSGNRFRLAEDRIIGPYLDNCGFFSLENGGGAHFHVAMLANMTYPFSEGREWNEFAPKTLKQILIRSTNVLGYKPQPRNIMRRTGEMVCEHYDVIRCFDFLNHIENMRPFAEVALNSKKNIWEPAISLSYAKGFDVPHYLGVVQEILDMTAQVAGCSKKKAERLIILGLKDMAGVCPPVFMTELVTSIRKSYPELIVHAHRHYTDGLFVPAVAAAAKAGAHIVDTAIGASVRWYGQGEVLSTAAYIEELGLKTNLNKDMIRTTGFVLKQIMPYYDRYTAPHFQGIDYDVIEHGMPGGATSSSQEGAMKQGYIHLLPFMLKFLAGIRKIVRYHDVTPGSQITWNTAFLAVTGAYKRGGRRGVRRLLTVLEQVVTLPEEMLTEETRAERLKIYEDANDAFRDLLLGKFGRLPLGFPPDWVYESAFGPEYRDAISRRVESSPLTMLLDIDVSKEQQSLAEHIGRIPTDEELIMYLSHPGDALNTIKFVGKYGDCNRLPLHVWFEGLKAGDEVMFKDSQGKHHVLTLQHISRPDDHGMSLVSYTLDSESFSMQVKVAEASGKDDSGLEMADARNPYHVGSPSSGDLWVVHVKPGDMVKKGEELFNISIMKQEKSILAPVDGMVGRVLKFADYQEDKKMVPVKEGELLVELVPAPRKCPTCSAPVTRDDFKFCPSCGQKV from the coding sequence ATGTCTTCGCAGACTCCTCGCAGTTTTGAAGAAGTGACCCTGGACATCCGGGGCAAAAAGATTCTTGTCGCCAATCGCGGCATTCCCGCCAGAAGAATCGTTCGTTCCATCAAGGAAGTTTTTCAGGGCGTGCCCATGATCACGGCCACGGACGTGGACAAGACAGCACCCTTTACTTCCGGCGCCCATGCGCTTCTTCATCTCGGAGAGAATCCGCGTGCATATCTGGATATTGACAAGATAATCTCCATGGCCAAGGCCCGGGGCGTTGCGGCCATCCATCCCGGGTGGGGCTTCGCCTCCGAGGACGATTCCTTTCCTTCGAAATGCGCCGCTGCCGGAATCATTTTCATCGGGCCCACGTCTGAGGCCATGCGCCTGCTGGGCAACAAGGTTCAGGTTCGCACCCTGGCCCAGAAGCTGGGAATCCCAGTGGTTCCGGGCTCGGAGGGGGCCGTTTCCGTGGAGGAGGCCAAGGTCGTGGCCACCGAAATAGGCTTGCCGGTCATGCTCAAAGCCGAGGGCGGCGGTGGCGGACGAGGCATCTACGAAGTGTTCAGCCAGGATCAATTGGCCGACGCCTTCATCAAGGCCTCGACCCTGGCCCAGGCATCTTTCGGCAATCCGCGTCTGTACGTGGAGCGTCTGCTGACCTCCATCAGGCATATCGAGATTCAGGTCATAGCCGACAAGTACGGCAATGTCTTCGCTTTCGACGAACGCGACTGCACCGTGCAGCGCAATCACCAGAAGCTGGTCGAAATCACTCCCTCCCCCTGGCCGGGCATGACCGAGGAGCTGCGTGCGAAGCTCAAGGACTACTCGCGCCAGCTGGTGAACGCAGTGGGATACCATTCCCTGTGCACCGTGGAGTTTTTGGTCGATGCCGAGGGGCGCGCCTATCTCATCGAAGTCAATACCCGTCTGCAGGTCGAGCACGGCATCACCGAATGCCGCTATGGCATCGACCTTGTGGAAGAGCAGATTGCAGTGGCTTTCGGTGCCAAGCTGCGCCTGACCGAGGAGAACTGCAAGCCCAAGAGCCATGCCATCCAGGTCCGCGTCAACTGCGAAGATCCGCAGAACAATTTCTCGCCCAACGCAGGGCGCATCACCCGTTACATGTCTCCGGGCGGTCCCGGGGTGCGCGTGGATTCATGCGTTTGCGGCGGCTACGAGTTTCCTTCCCAGTACGATTCGGCCGCGTCTCTCCTGATCGCCTACGGTCCGCAGTGGGGCAAGGTGCTGGGAATCATGGAGCGGGCCCTGGATGAGTATATCATCGGCGGGATCAAGACCACTATCCACTTCCATCGTCAGATCATAGCGCATCCCCGCTTCCGCGCCGGAGAGTACGATACGAAGTTCGTGGCCAGCGCTCCGGAGCTCATGATCTACATGGACAAGGAGTCCGAGGCCGTGCGCCTTTCGCGGCTGGTGGCTGAAATTTCCGCTCATGGGTACAATCCGCACGTCAAGCTCGGCGAGTACCGGACCAGAGAGGGCAAACGCATGGATGCCTTCAAGCCCTCGCTGCCGGGCATCGAGCCTGAATATTACGAATATCCCTATCCGCGTGGAGACAGGGATGCGACCCTCGCCTACATCCGTGATTCCGATCATGTCCATTTTTCGGACACAACCACCCGCGACATCACCCAGTCCAACTCGGGCAATCGCTTCCGGCTGGCCGAAGACCGCATCATCGGCCCCTATCTCGACAATTGCGGGTTCTTCTCGCTGGAGAACGGCGGTGGGGCGCATTTTCATGTCGCCATGCTTGCCAACATGACCTACCCCTTCTCGGAAGGCCGGGAATGGAACGAGTTCGCGCCCAAGACCCTGAAGCAGATTCTCATCCGCTCCACCAACGTGCTCGGCTACAAGCCGCAGCCGCGCAACATCATGCGCCGCACCGGCGAGATGGTCTGCGAGCATTACGATGTCATCCGCTGTTTTGATTTTCTCAATCATATTGAAAATATGCGCCCCTTCGCCGAAGTGGCCCTGAATTCGAAAAAGAATATCTGGGAACCGGCCATCTCCCTGTCCTATGCCAAGGGCTTTGACGTGCCCCATTATCTGGGCGTGGTGCAGGAGATCCTCGACATGACCGCCCAGGTGGCGGGCTGTTCCAAGAAGAAGGCCGAGCGACTCATCATTCTGGGTCTCAAGGACATGGCCGGGGTCTGTCCCCCGGTGTTCATGACCGAGTTGGTGACATCCATCCGCAAGAGCTATCCCGAACTGATCGTCCATGCGCATCGCCACTACACCGACGGTCTCTTTGTTCCCGCCGTGGCCGCAGCAGCCAAGGCCGGGGCGCACATCGTGGACACGGCCATCGGCGCCTCGGTGCGCTGGTACGGCCAGGGCGAGGTGCTCTCCACGGCAGCCTACATCGAGGAACTTGGTCTCAAAACCAATCTCAATAAAGACATGATCCGGACCACCGGCTTCGTGCTCAAGCAGATCATGCCCTATTACGACCGCTACACCGCTCCGCACTTCCAGGGTATCGACTACGATGTCATCGAGCACGGCATGCCCGGCGGCGCGACATCTTCGTCCCAGGAAGGGGCCATGAAGCAGGGCTACATCCATCTGCTGCCGTTCATGCTCAAATTCCTGGCCGGAATCCGCAAAATCGTGCGTTACCACGACGTCACTCCGGGTTCCCAGATCACCTGGAATACCGCATTTCTGGCTGTGACAGGCGCATACAAGCGCGGCGGACGCCGTGGCGTGCGCAGGCTCCTGACGGTGCTCGAACAGGTAGTGACCCTGCCCGAGGAGATGCTCACCGAAGAAACCCGGGCCGAGCGCCTGAAGATCTATGAGGATGCCAATGACGCATTCCGTGATCTGCTTCTGGGCAAGTTCGGACGTCTGCCCCTGGGTTTTCCGCCGGATTGGGTCTACGAGTCCGCCTTCGGCCCCGAATACCGGGACGCCATTTCCCGTCGCGTTGAATCCTCCCCTCTGACGATGCTGCTGGACATCGACGTGTCCAAGGAGCAGCAGAGCCTGGCCGAGCACATCGGGCGGATTCCCACGGACGAGGAACTGATCATGTACCTGAGCCATCCGGGCGACGCCCTGAACACCATCAAGTTCGTGGGCAAATACGGCGACTGCAACCGCTTGCCCCTGCATGTCTGGTTCGAGGGCCTCAAGGCCGGCGACGAAGTCATGTTCAAGGACAGCCAGGGCAAGCATCATGTCCTGACCCTGCAGCATATCTCGCGCCCGGACGACCACGGCATGAGCCTTGTCTCCTATACGCTTGATTCCGAATCCTTTTCCATGCAGGTCAAGGTGGCGGAGGCTTCGGGCAAAGACGACTCCGGTCTGGAAATGGCCGATGCCCGCAATCCGTATCATGTCGGTTCGCCGTCCAGCGGCGACCTGTGGGTCGTGCACGTCAAGCCCGGCGACATGGTCAAGAAGGGAGAGGAACTTTTCAATATTTCCATCATGAAGCAGGAAAAATCCATTCTTGCGCCGGTGGACGGCATGGTCGGGCGCGTGCTCAAGTTTGCCGATTATCAGGAAGACAAGAAGATGGTTCCGGTCAAGGAAGGGGAGCTTCTGGTCGAACTCGTGCCTGCGCCCCGGAAATGTCCGACCTGTTCGGCTCCGGTGACCAGAGATGATTTCAAGTTCTGCCCGTCTTGCGGTCAGAAGGTATGA
- a CDS encoding chemotaxis response regulator protein-glutamate methylesterase, protein MNLRVLVVDDTIMYRKVVGDILAEIPGIEVVGTANNGKIALTRIASLKPDLITLDVEMPVMNGLETLQEIQKSFPDVGVIMLSTLTKRGSDITMRALELGAFDFIAKPDAEVMQENVQMLRSAIQPRVKAFAKRVELRALLKQKHRPTGGAAPVPAAPSVLASSRRAGKSKAVAIGISTGGPNALTKMLPQLPKLGVPIFVVQHMPPVFTKSLAESLDSKCQYEVREAENNEVVRPDVIYIAPGGKHMRVASSTVGTKIIQITDDPPENNCKPAADYMFRSVAREYGALSTGVIMTGMGGDGTLGLKVLKSFGAVTIGQDEESCVVYGMPKIAVEAGVVDVISPLQMIASEIIRTVR, encoded by the coding sequence ATGAATCTGCGTGTTCTGGTTGTGGACGATACCATCATGTATCGCAAGGTGGTGGGCGACATTCTTGCCGAGATCCCCGGGATAGAAGTGGTCGGCACCGCCAATAACGGCAAGATTGCCTTGACCCGAATTGCGTCCCTGAAGCCGGACCTGATCACGCTGGACGTGGAAATGCCGGTTATGAACGGCCTCGAAACCTTGCAGGAGATTCAGAAGAGCTTTCCCGATGTGGGCGTGATCATGCTCTCCACCCTGACCAAGCGGGGCAGCGACATCACCATGCGCGCGCTGGAGCTCGGAGCTTTCGATTTTATCGCCAAGCCGGACGCCGAGGTCATGCAGGAAAATGTGCAGATGCTTCGGAGCGCCATTCAGCCGAGGGTGAAGGCTTTTGCGAAGCGGGTCGAGCTTCGGGCCCTGCTCAAGCAGAAGCACAGGCCGACGGGTGGTGCCGCCCCGGTTCCGGCCGCTCCGTCCGTGCTGGCTTCGTCCCGGCGCGCAGGAAAGTCCAAGGCCGTTGCCATCGGCATTTCCACCGGCGGACCCAATGCCCTGACCAAGATGCTGCCGCAGCTCCCGAAACTCGGGGTGCCCATTTTCGTGGTCCAGCATATGCCGCCTGTCTTCACCAAGTCATTGGCCGAGAGCCTGGACTCCAAATGCCAGTATGAGGTCCGGGAAGCCGAGAACAACGAGGTCGTGCGCCCCGACGTGATCTACATCGCACCTGGCGGCAAGCACATGCGCGTGGCTTCGAGCACCGTCGGGACGAAGATCATCCAGATCACAGACGATCCGCCCGAGAACAACTGCAAGCCGGCCGCGGATTACATGTTTCGCTCCGTGGCGCGCGAGTATGGCGCCTTGTCCACCGGCGTGATCATGACCGGCATGGGCGGCGACGGGACCTTGGGGCTTAAGGTGCTCAAGAGTTTCGGGGCCGTGACCATCGGTCAGGACGAGGAGTCCTGCGTGGTCTACGGCATGCCCAAGATCGCCGTCGAAGCCGGTGTCGTGGATGTTATCTCACCTTTGCAGATGATCGCTTCCGAGATCATCCGTACGGTGCGTTAG